The following are from one region of the Vitis riparia cultivar Riparia Gloire de Montpellier isolate 1030 chromosome 14, EGFV_Vit.rip_1.0, whole genome shotgun sequence genome:
- the LOC117929728 gene encoding uncharacterized protein LOC117929728 isoform X1 has product MNDTTGKAVSSLAIAEKRPQRPGGCVGIFFQLFDWNRRFAKKKLFSKKLLPAARAKHASKKFGDEKMPMAKHHLIADENTGGFPNVKKSGNRNADTMEQKHEMGAPSLVARLMGLESMPSVQRSKPRTASISEICNDREEKFVNNHSGFDKEDLNLEKGITKHESRPQKLQKTALTERRAVGRFGAEALQFKTILSRSKKHHHHPKLASPAKSPRILSGSRRNTSRLIDAATKILEPSLQATNRAKSAITYSNSILHPVKGEVMKENTTDLSLDPSKQFGYCASASKPLKGQSSCKNCGNLLDVVDVRSSVVEQAPVFASSTAHLASGPFQESDRSNARLPIPSSIKPERIVVLKKIPDQHASLASQAKENMQARSEPFRDGKPISGEGKDQWHLASQQCKPQKDVSSPVAFRHSTLTQNQMSIGRDRTPPRAKLNDLQSRRIASPVNAVSGAKDYISLNRSLSGRTRPRMAMKVDNNTKFGTDGKTCYRQDDSLSQPRTPVRKRRTMNVGRQVDNASFLNSTSVNQGNVRCNMSTRKGLPKNQTCVKNAEASLRESDGAHVNKEIDVISFTFNSPMRNKTGMLAEMGEKRRDRSDVICNSTSQPRKLILDEDNGKKAFQKSFPLRGDALGAFLGKKLKELASAEEDELSAGGTPTKRSPAMILQELISALTEEKPVSQYDGAVRINQNDNLTYCNKDPSDHVCSNGHMSKKNVTFQAKAKTEGTSFTVSHDGDHQSPGSVLEASFSNESFSSSLDDSSGHKLHPGSIDYSYDQPESSEADTDLLDSATSLSKWRTGSEAVADLVNYISSIVHAINLAGARLGGSKLTHVKEVILNAELLFGNAAVANSDGCRSFLGHFLVDELETLTCATWTKSDIFPGFEDNTKGRNQVTGFLFDSVIEYLDTKYCIHSDSGYKAWTGLPWWMNGEKLIKLVVEEVRRWADLAGRIPDEIIEWEMSHSLGKWTDFEIEGFETGAEIDSDILQILVDEIVVDLKECSLNSSYI; this is encoded by the exons ATGAACGATACTACAGGAAAAGCGGTCTCCTCTTTAGCTATTGCAGAGAAGCGGCCTCAAAGGCCTGGTGGTTGTGTAGGCATTTTCTTTCAGCTCTTCGACTGGAACCGAAGGTTCGCCAAGAAGAAGCTCTTCTCTAAGAAATTGCTCCCCGCAG CTCGTGCAAAACATGCTTCAAAGAAGTTTGGCGATGAGAAGATGCCCATGGCCAAGCATCATCTG ATTGCTGATGAGAACACTGGCGGGTTCCCGAATGTGAAGAAAAGTGGGAACCGTAATGCAGATACTATGGAGCAAAAACATGAAATGGGAGCTCCGAGCTTGGTTGCTAGGTTAATGGGTCTTGAATCAATGCCTAGTGTGCAACGAAGTAAGCCCAGGACAGCTTCAATTTCTGAAATTTGTAATGATAGAGAAGAGAAATTTGTGAATAATCATAGTGGGTTTGATAAGGAAGACTTGAATTTGGAGAAAGGAATTACGAAACATGAATCGAGACCTCAGAAGCTTCAGAAGACAGCTTTAACTGAGAGGCGAGCAGTGGGCAGATTTGGTGCAGAGGCATTGCAATTCAAAACCATCTTGTCACGATCCAAAAAGCATCACCACCACCCAAAGCTTGCTTCTCCTGCAAAGAGTCCAAGGATTTTGTCTGGGAGCCGGAGGAATACATCTCGGCTAATTGATGCTGCCACTAAAATTCTGGAACCCAGTTTGCAAGCCACAAATAGAGCCAAATCTGCAATTACTTATTCGAATTCTATCCTACATCCTGTGAAGGGTGAGGTCATGAAGGAGAATACAACAGATCTGTCACTGGATCCGTCAAAACAATTTGGCTATTGTGCCAGTGCGTCCAAGCCTTTGAAGGGACAATCTTCTTGCAAAAATTGTGGTAATTTGCTAGATGTTGTGGATGTAAGATCGAGTGTCGTGGAACAGGCACCCGTATTTGCTTCATCTACTGCACATTTGGCTAGTGGCCCTTTTCAAGAGTCAGATAGAAGTAATGCAAGACTGCCCATTCCATCATCAATCAAGCCAGAAAGAATTGTGGTTCTTAAGAAAATTCCTGACCAACATGCATCTCTTGCTTCTCAAGCAAAAGAAAACATGCAAGCCCGTAGTGAACCATTTAGGGATGGAAAACCTATTTCTGGAGAAGGCAAAGATCAGTGGCATCTGGCCAGCCAACAGTGCAAGCCTCAAAAAGATGTGTCATCTCCTGTTGCCTTCAGGCATAGCACTCTAACACAAAATCAAATGTCAATTGGAAGGGACAGAACCCCACCAAGGGCCAAATTAAATGATCTGCAAAGCAGGAGAATTGCATCTCCTGTAAATGCTGTTAGTGGGGCCAAAGACTACATTTCTCTGAACCGAAGTTTGAGTGGCCGTACCCGACCAAGAATGGCTATGAAGGTGGATAATAATACCAAGTTTGGCACAGATGGAAAAACTTGTTACAGGCAAGATGATTCCTTATCACAACCAAGGACCCCAGTACGGAAGAGGAGGACTATGAATGTTGGTAGGCAAGTAGATAATGCAAGTTTTCTGAATTCTACGTCAGTAAATCAAGGAAATGTGCGATGTAATATGAGCACTAGAAAAGGGTTGCCTAAGAACCAAACCTGTGTCAAGAATGCAGAGGCCAGCCTAAGAGAAAGTGATGGGGCCCATGTCAATAAGGAAATTGATGTTATTAGTTTCACATTTAATTCCCCGATGAGGAACAAAACTGGAATGCTTGCCGAAATGGGAGAGAAAAGAAGGGATCGAAGTGATGTTATCTGTAATAGTACTTCTCAGCCGAGAAAGTTAATATTGGATGAAGATAATGGAAAGAAAGCTTTTCAAAAATCGTTTCCTTTGAGAGGAGATGCTTTAGGTGCCTTTCTcggaaaaaaattgaaggaattAGCTTCTGCAGAAGAGGATGAGTTGTCAGCTGGAGGTACTCCAACTAAGAGATCCCCTGCTATGATTCTCCAAGAGTTAATATCTGCTTTAACTGAAGAGAAGCCTGTTTCTCAGTATGATGGAGCAGTTAGAATTAACCAGAATGATAATTTGACCTACTGTAACAAGGATCCGTCTGATCACGTATGCTCAAATGGCCACATGTCAAAGAAGAATGTTACTTTCCAG GCCAAAGCAAAGACAGAAGGGACTTCATTTACAGTTTCACATGATGGTGATCATCAAAGCCCAGGATCTGTTCTTGAGGCATCATTCTCGAATGAAAGTTTCTCTAGCAGTCTGGATGATAGTTCAG GACACAAGCTTCACCCTGGATCCATTGATTATTCCTATGATCAGCCAGAGTCATCAGAAGCTGATACAGATCTTTTGGATTCAGCAACCTCGTTGAGCAAATGGAGGACTGGTAGTGAGGCTGTAGCTGATCTTGTCAACTATATTTCTAGCATAGTACATGCCATCAATCTGGCTGGTGCCAGATTAGGTGGAAGCAAACTCACACATGTGAAGGAGGTTATCTTGAATGCTGAACTGTTGTTTGGGAATGCAGCTGTAGCAAATTCAGATGGATGCAGGAGTTTTCTTGGCCACTTTCTAGTTGACGAACTGGAAACTCTTACCTGTGCTACATGGACAAAGTCAGATATTTTTCCTGGCTTTGAGGATAACACCAAAGGCCGGAATCAAGTTACAGGGTTCCTCTTTGACAGTGTGATAGAATATTTAGACACAAAATACTGCATCCACTCTGATTCAGGATACAAGGCATGGACTGGACTGCCATGGTGGATGAATGGGGAGAAGTTGATCAAGTTAGTTGTTGAGGAGGTTAGGAGATGGGCAGATTTAGCTGGGAGGATTCCCGATGAAATAATTGAGTGGGAGATGAGTCACTCTTTGGGAAAATGGACTGATTTTGAGATCGAGGGGTTTGAAACTGGGGCTGAAATTGACAGTGACATACTCCAGATTTTGGTGGATGAAATCGTGGTAGATCTTAAGGAATGCAGCCTGAATTCCTCATACATCTAA
- the LOC117929728 gene encoding uncharacterized protein LOC117929728 isoform X2, whose amino-acid sequence MEQKHEMGAPSLVARLMGLESMPSVQRSKPRTASISEICNDREEKFVNNHSGFDKEDLNLEKGITKHESRPQKLQKTALTERRAVGRFGAEALQFKTILSRSKKHHHHPKLASPAKSPRILSGSRRNTSRLIDAATKILEPSLQATNRAKSAITYSNSILHPVKGEVMKENTTDLSLDPSKQFGYCASASKPLKGQSSCKNCGNLLDVVDVRSSVVEQAPVFASSTAHLASGPFQESDRSNARLPIPSSIKPERIVVLKKIPDQHASLASQAKENMQARSEPFRDGKPISGEGKDQWHLASQQCKPQKDVSSPVAFRHSTLTQNQMSIGRDRTPPRAKLNDLQSRRIASPVNAVSGAKDYISLNRSLSGRTRPRMAMKVDNNTKFGTDGKTCYRQDDSLSQPRTPVRKRRTMNVGRQVDNASFLNSTSVNQGNVRCNMSTRKGLPKNQTCVKNAEASLRESDGAHVNKEIDVISFTFNSPMRNKTGMLAEMGEKRRDRSDVICNSTSQPRKLILDEDNGKKAFQKSFPLRGDALGAFLGKKLKELASAEEDELSAGGTPTKRSPAMILQELISALTEEKPVSQYDGAVRINQNDNLTYCNKDPSDHVCSNGHMSKKNVTFQAKAKTEGTSFTVSHDGDHQSPGSVLEASFSNESFSSSLDDSSGHKLHPGSIDYSYDQPESSEADTDLLDSATSLSKWRTGSEAVADLVNYISSIVHAINLAGARLGGSKLTHVKEVILNAELLFGNAAVANSDGCRSFLGHFLVDELETLTCATWTKSDIFPGFEDNTKGRNQVTGFLFDSVIEYLDTKYCIHSDSGYKAWTGLPWWMNGEKLIKLVVEEVRRWADLAGRIPDEIIEWEMSHSLGKWTDFEIEGFETGAEIDSDILQILVDEIVVDLKECSLNSSYI is encoded by the exons ATGGAGCAAAAACATGAAATGGGAGCTCCGAGCTTGGTTGCTAGGTTAATGGGTCTTGAATCAATGCCTAGTGTGCAACGAAGTAAGCCCAGGACAGCTTCAATTTCTGAAATTTGTAATGATAGAGAAGAGAAATTTGTGAATAATCATAGTGGGTTTGATAAGGAAGACTTGAATTTGGAGAAAGGAATTACGAAACATGAATCGAGACCTCAGAAGCTTCAGAAGACAGCTTTAACTGAGAGGCGAGCAGTGGGCAGATTTGGTGCAGAGGCATTGCAATTCAAAACCATCTTGTCACGATCCAAAAAGCATCACCACCACCCAAAGCTTGCTTCTCCTGCAAAGAGTCCAAGGATTTTGTCTGGGAGCCGGAGGAATACATCTCGGCTAATTGATGCTGCCACTAAAATTCTGGAACCCAGTTTGCAAGCCACAAATAGAGCCAAATCTGCAATTACTTATTCGAATTCTATCCTACATCCTGTGAAGGGTGAGGTCATGAAGGAGAATACAACAGATCTGTCACTGGATCCGTCAAAACAATTTGGCTATTGTGCCAGTGCGTCCAAGCCTTTGAAGGGACAATCTTCTTGCAAAAATTGTGGTAATTTGCTAGATGTTGTGGATGTAAGATCGAGTGTCGTGGAACAGGCACCCGTATTTGCTTCATCTACTGCACATTTGGCTAGTGGCCCTTTTCAAGAGTCAGATAGAAGTAATGCAAGACTGCCCATTCCATCATCAATCAAGCCAGAAAGAATTGTGGTTCTTAAGAAAATTCCTGACCAACATGCATCTCTTGCTTCTCAAGCAAAAGAAAACATGCAAGCCCGTAGTGAACCATTTAGGGATGGAAAACCTATTTCTGGAGAAGGCAAAGATCAGTGGCATCTGGCCAGCCAACAGTGCAAGCCTCAAAAAGATGTGTCATCTCCTGTTGCCTTCAGGCATAGCACTCTAACACAAAATCAAATGTCAATTGGAAGGGACAGAACCCCACCAAGGGCCAAATTAAATGATCTGCAAAGCAGGAGAATTGCATCTCCTGTAAATGCTGTTAGTGGGGCCAAAGACTACATTTCTCTGAACCGAAGTTTGAGTGGCCGTACCCGACCAAGAATGGCTATGAAGGTGGATAATAATACCAAGTTTGGCACAGATGGAAAAACTTGTTACAGGCAAGATGATTCCTTATCACAACCAAGGACCCCAGTACGGAAGAGGAGGACTATGAATGTTGGTAGGCAAGTAGATAATGCAAGTTTTCTGAATTCTACGTCAGTAAATCAAGGAAATGTGCGATGTAATATGAGCACTAGAAAAGGGTTGCCTAAGAACCAAACCTGTGTCAAGAATGCAGAGGCCAGCCTAAGAGAAAGTGATGGGGCCCATGTCAATAAGGAAATTGATGTTATTAGTTTCACATTTAATTCCCCGATGAGGAACAAAACTGGAATGCTTGCCGAAATGGGAGAGAAAAGAAGGGATCGAAGTGATGTTATCTGTAATAGTACTTCTCAGCCGAGAAAGTTAATATTGGATGAAGATAATGGAAAGAAAGCTTTTCAAAAATCGTTTCCTTTGAGAGGAGATGCTTTAGGTGCCTTTCTcggaaaaaaattgaaggaattAGCTTCTGCAGAAGAGGATGAGTTGTCAGCTGGAGGTACTCCAACTAAGAGATCCCCTGCTATGATTCTCCAAGAGTTAATATCTGCTTTAACTGAAGAGAAGCCTGTTTCTCAGTATGATGGAGCAGTTAGAATTAACCAGAATGATAATTTGACCTACTGTAACAAGGATCCGTCTGATCACGTATGCTCAAATGGCCACATGTCAAAGAAGAATGTTACTTTCCAG GCCAAAGCAAAGACAGAAGGGACTTCATTTACAGTTTCACATGATGGTGATCATCAAAGCCCAGGATCTGTTCTTGAGGCATCATTCTCGAATGAAAGTTTCTCTAGCAGTCTGGATGATAGTTCAG GACACAAGCTTCACCCTGGATCCATTGATTATTCCTATGATCAGCCAGAGTCATCAGAAGCTGATACAGATCTTTTGGATTCAGCAACCTCGTTGAGCAAATGGAGGACTGGTAGTGAGGCTGTAGCTGATCTTGTCAACTATATTTCTAGCATAGTACATGCCATCAATCTGGCTGGTGCCAGATTAGGTGGAAGCAAACTCACACATGTGAAGGAGGTTATCTTGAATGCTGAACTGTTGTTTGGGAATGCAGCTGTAGCAAATTCAGATGGATGCAGGAGTTTTCTTGGCCACTTTCTAGTTGACGAACTGGAAACTCTTACCTGTGCTACATGGACAAAGTCAGATATTTTTCCTGGCTTTGAGGATAACACCAAAGGCCGGAATCAAGTTACAGGGTTCCTCTTTGACAGTGTGATAGAATATTTAGACACAAAATACTGCATCCACTCTGATTCAGGATACAAGGCATGGACTGGACTGCCATGGTGGATGAATGGGGAGAAGTTGATCAAGTTAGTTGTTGAGGAGGTTAGGAGATGGGCAGATTTAGCTGGGAGGATTCCCGATGAAATAATTGAGTGGGAGATGAGTCACTCTTTGGGAAAATGGACTGATTTTGAGATCGAGGGGTTTGAAACTGGGGCTGAAATTGACAGTGACATACTCCAGATTTTGGTGGATGAAATCGTGGTAGATCTTAAGGAATGCAGCCTGAATTCCTCATACATCTAA
- the LOC117929729 gene encoding uncharacterized protein LOC117929729: MAATHASLQQIHQPNHPLGSFFAALDPMSLILSQNSDPDRPISLQLTTDCYIMERGPRYRAYAELRESKLRRKNARQEATDHESRLTPPKKQVKFQGNSNAGGRRGSSVLTQSVPDFSAALRKENRKPANPLPAVLEMTPPATKSSKMYSVVAKLGGSKSASAGEKKGGGGGLMARKSYASVEELKGFSSAAANAINGENRGGRTNNRGIGKTVLGYRQY, encoded by the coding sequence ATGGCTGCGACCCACGCCTCTCTGCAACAAATCCATCAACCCAATCACCCTCTTGGGTCTTTCTTCGCCGCCCTTGATCCCATGTCTCTCATCCTCTCCCAGAATTCTGACCCTGATCGCCCCATTTCTCTTCAACTTACCACCGACTGCTACATCATGGAGAGGGGGCCCAGATACAGAGCATACGCAGAGCTGAGAGAATCCAAGCTGAGAAGGAAGAACGCCAGGCAAGAAGCCACAGATCATGAATCCAGACTCACCCCGCCAAAGAAACAGGTCAAATTTCAAGGGAATTCAAACGCCGGCGGCCGCAGAGGGTCCTCTGTTCTTACCCAGTCCGTGCCGGACTTCTCCGCAGCGTTGAGGAAAGAGAACCGGAAGCCAGCGAATCCGTTGCCGGCCGTGCTGGAGATGACGCCTCCGGCAACAAAGAGCTCGAAGATGTACTCGGTTGTGGCGAAATTGGGGGGGAGTAAGTCAGCGAGTGCAGGGGAGAAGAAAGGTGGAGGGGGTGGGCTCATGGCAAGGAAGAGCTATGCAAGCGTCGAGGAATTGAAGGGATTTTCATCCGCTGCGGCCAATGCCATCAATGGTGAAAACAGGGGAGGGAGAACTAATAACAGAGGGATTGGCAAGACTGTCTTGGGGTACAGACAATACTGA